The region TCCAGAATGCGTCAAGCACCATCCGGTAAGCGCCTTTGGCACCTTCCAGAAACATGGTGATGTCAAAGCTTGGGTCAGCTGCGGAAATATCGCGTATGCCACGTTCAACCGCGGGAATCATGCCATTCAGACGGGGTTGAGGGCGAATCGGCGCAACCGGCTGAGATCCGGACTTGGGGGCAACCTGTGACGGGCGATCATCGTCATTCGCATCAAAGCGATGCGGCACTGATTCTTCCTCGTGTTCGGCGCGCTCGCCCAACACAGAATAGAGCCGCAGCCCCAAGAAGGCGGCAATCATGGCAAGAATGACAATTTCGACAATCACTTGATCTATCCAGTCTTTTGGCAAGCGAATAACTCGACCTTATACGCCCCTCACCCGTTAGATAGGGCTTTCCATTGAAATTCACAACGCTGGAAGCATGCAGAACGTTCCTTTTTGGCGCGGCATTGCATGCATGTATCGATAGTCAGGCCGGTTGCGGGCCAGCAATTGGAGTGCTAGGCGGCGCGCAAGGCCGCTGAAAGCGCGGCAAATACGACCCAATTCTTGAAAAATTTGACGCGAAAGAGCATTCAACATGGCCGATGAAGGCGACATCCTGACAGACCTCGACAACCCCAATCCAGCTGCTGGCGGCAATGGCGCAGACAACCTGCCGACCGCCGGGATCATCACGCAATATGTGAAGGATCTGTCTGTCGAGAACCCGAACGCACCTGCATCTTTCCAATGGACCGAAAAGCCGCAGATCGATCTGCAGTTCAACATTGGTGCCAACAAGGTCAGCGACGAAGTGACCGAAGTTGAGCTCAAAGTGAACGTCACAGCCAAGACATCACAGGGCAATTCGTACCTTGTCGAGCTGGTTTATTGCGGCCTGGTTGGCATTCGCAATGTGCCCGAGGAACAGGCACACGCTTTCATGTTTGCGGAAGCTCCGCGGCTGTTGTTCCCGTTTGCGCGCGCAGTGATTGCAGATGCGGTTCGCGAAGCCGGCTTCCAACCGTTGATGATGGATCCGATCGATTTCAACGGCCTCTATGTCCAGCAGCTGCAAGCCAAGCGTGCTCAGGAAGGGGCAGCGGGCGATGCAACTCCTGCCGCGCCTGAAGGCAACGCGTAAGCACGCGGCGCGCACTATTGCTTCTGGTCAGCCGCTTCGACAAAAGGGCGGCTGACGGGAAGGATGCTTTAGCGCAATGAGCTTGCTCAAAAATGTTGGGACGATCGGCGGGCTAACAGCGGTTAGCCGCGTGTTCGGCTTTGTGCGTGATATCCTGATCGCGCGCGTTCTGGGTGCGACAGCGATGGGCGACGCCTGGCAGCTGGCATTCATGCTGCCCAATATCTTCCGGCGATTGTTTGCAGAAGGCGCATTCGCGAGCGCTTTCGTGCCGCTGTTCAACCGCCGCATGAAAGATGACGAGGACATCAGCGAGGCCCGGGCCTTTGCGGAGAGCGTGCTCGCTGTGCTTCTGCCGATCCTGATCGTTTTCGGCGCAATTGCGCTGATCGTGATGCCGTGGGTTGTCGAATACTTCGTCACTGATGGGCTAACCGAACAGGAAGGCAATCTCGAGATCGCTGTCCTGATGGCGCGCGTCACATTCCCGTATCTGTTGCTCATGAGCATTGCGACTTTGATCGCGGCTATCCTGAATTCCTTGTCCCGTTTTGCGGCCGCTGCCGCTGCGCCGATCTTGCTCAATATCTGCCTGATAGCCGCCCTGACCTATGGCCTGACATTGGGCGAAGGCCTGGAGGCACGCCGCGAAACCGCGCAATGGATGGCAATCGCGGTCTCGCTTTCCGGTCTGTTGCAAGTTGTCTGGCTGTGGGCATTCATGTGCCGCGCCGGCTTCAGGCTGTCTTTGGTTGCGCCGAGGCTGACATCCGGCGTGAAGGAGCTAGGCATTCTGGCGCTGCCCGCGATCTTTGGGGCAGGCGTATATCAGATCAGCCGCGTAATCGATCTGTTCTTCCTCTCCAGCCTGCCGGTCGGCAGCTACACCCATCTGCAAATGGCGGACCGCTGGAACCAGTTGCCGCTTGGCATTATCGGCATAGCACTGGGCACAGCCATCTTGCCCGCGCTTTCCCGCTTTCTGGGTCGCGAGCAGGATGAGGATGCTGCGCGGTTACAGTCCAATGCGATCGAGCTATCCATGCTACTGACGCTTCCTTGCG is a window of Altererythrobacter rubellus DNA encoding:
- the secB gene encoding protein-export chaperone SecB; protein product: MADEGDILTDLDNPNPAAGGNGADNLPTAGIITQYVKDLSVENPNAPASFQWTEKPQIDLQFNIGANKVSDEVTEVELKVNVTAKTSQGNSYLVELVYCGLVGIRNVPEEQAHAFMFAEAPRLLFPFARAVIADAVREAGFQPLMMDPIDFNGLYVQQLQAKRAQEGAAGDATPAAPEGNA
- the murJ gene encoding murein biosynthesis integral membrane protein MurJ, whose protein sequence is MSLLKNVGTIGGLTAVSRVFGFVRDILIARVLGATAMGDAWQLAFMLPNIFRRLFAEGAFASAFVPLFNRRMKDDEDISEARAFAESVLAVLLPILIVFGAIALIVMPWVVEYFVTDGLTEQEGNLEIAVLMARVTFPYLLLMSIATLIAAILNSLSRFAAAAAAPILLNICLIAALTYGLTLGEGLEARRETAQWMAIAVSLSGLLQVVWLWAFMCRAGFRLSLVAPRLTSGVKELGILALPAIFGAGVYQISRVIDLFFLSSLPVGSYTHLQMADRWNQLPLGIIGIALGTAILPALSRFLGREQDEDAARLQSNAIELSMLLTLPCAVALFFNGTAFVRVFMAGQAFTQEDAGITGMVVSGLVIGLPAYVLVKVLTPNFFARKDTRTPVFTAAISLAVTAALNYYFIFVIGLGVVGLAIAGAVGAWTNIALLAGILHVRGFYRMPRRIFGRILRIAIAAGAMGAALRWLMTQIEPWFVGTFSQQATGLVAIIGTGMFTYVIAAIMLGVLDKATLQRLMRRQT